One Dehalococcoidia bacterium DNA segment encodes these proteins:
- a CDS encoding amidohydrolase family protein encodes MMIYEGGAVDIWCSPFTPPLMKKIFRDAPELAEEIDRYNLHENVRGWSVPEFLALMDRANVLMAGIPAYQIWSFERREQLVDIRPEEVADLVRQAPDRLYGYYGINPYKRMAGVRELEWAVRELGFKGAHLLVYGFDMPINHRDLYPYYAKCVELDVPVVIQVCHCAQTMPSAHARPILLDDIALYFPTLKIVGGHTGWPWTSELIAMAWKHRNVYLSASGFAPRLWSQELDTFINFQGRGKCMWGADLPILTYEASARQLAQKQFRDDARRLLFRDTADAVFKLGLAERRAGTSAV; translated from the coding sequence ATGATGATTTACGAAGGCGGCGCAGTCGATATCTGGTGCAGCCCGTTCACTCCGCCCTTGATGAAGAAAATCTTTCGCGATGCTCCCGAGCTTGCCGAGGAGATCGACCGCTACAACCTCCACGAGAACGTCCGGGGCTGGAGCGTGCCGGAATTTCTCGCCCTGATGGACAGGGCGAATGTGCTGATGGCCGGCATTCCGGCCTATCAGATCTGGTCGTTCGAGCGGCGGGAGCAGCTTGTCGATATCCGGCCGGAAGAGGTCGCGGATCTCGTCCGCCAAGCGCCCGACCGGCTGTATGGCTACTACGGGATCAATCCCTACAAGCGGATGGCCGGGGTGCGCGAACTGGAATGGGCGGTGCGCGAGCTTGGCTTCAAGGGCGCGCATCTCCTGGTCTACGGCTTCGACATGCCGATTAACCATCGCGACCTCTATCCCTACTATGCGAAGTGCGTCGAGCTCGACGTGCCCGTCGTGATCCAGGTCTGCCACTGCGCGCAGACGATGCCGAGCGCTCACGCCCGGCCGATCCTGCTGGACGACATCGCCCTCTACTTCCCTACGCTCAAGATCGTCGGCGGCCATACGGGGTGGCCGTGGACAAGCGAACTGATCGCGATGGCATGGAAGCACCGCAACGTCTATCTCTCGGCTTCGGGGTTTGCGCCGCGGCTGTGGAGCCAGGAACTGGACACCTTCATCAACTTCCAGGGGCGGGGCAAGTGCATGTGGGGAGCCGACCTGCCGATCCTGACCTATGAGGCGAGCGCGCGGCAGCTCGCGCAGAAGCAGTTCCGCGACGATGCGCGTCGGCTGCTCTTTCGCGACACGGCTGACGCCGTGTTCAAGCTCGGGCTTGCCGAGCGGCGCGCCGGCACTTCCGCCGTTTGA
- a CDS encoding cupredoxin domain-containing protein, with protein sequence MNRLRALLVFVLLLGSACAIEEQGPEAAPTPATPCLPPSCVEFFIDGLDYAFNPPTITARAGTVRFVLRNVGQKVHNLKIQGGAVEARTPNLAPGATGFVDVVLEPRRYDIFCTIAGHAERGMRGTLIVTP encoded by the coding sequence GTGAACCGACTGCGCGCGCTGCTGGTCTTCGTCTTACTGCTGGGCTCGGCGTGCGCGATCGAGGAGCAGGGGCCGGAGGCCGCGCCGACCCCCGCTACCCCCTGCCTGCCGCCGAGCTGCGTCGAGTTCTTCATCGATGGGCTCGATTACGCCTTCAACCCTCCGACGATCACCGCGCGCGCAGGAACCGTCCGCTTCGTCCTGCGCAATGTCGGCCAGAAAGTGCACAACTTGAAAATCCAAGGCGGCGCCGTCGAGGCACGAACGCCGAACCTCGCTCCCGGCGCGACCGGCTTCGTCGACGTCGTCCTCGAACCGCGGCGCTACGACATCTTCTGCACGATCGCCGGTCACGCCGAGCGCGGGATGCGGGGGACGCTCATCGTCACGCCGTGA